From Methanobrevibacter ruminantium:
CCCACCCCATTATAAAATAAGCCCCCTTGAAACTTATTAAATAATATCCCAACCAAGTTGTCCCAACAAATCATCATAACTAAAAAATGCAAACAAAATACAAAGGCACAACAATGAGTTGATATTATGAACAAACGAAATATAGGAGTGATTTAATATGATGAAATTCTATTATGATGATTTATTGGTGTAATCAACCACAATTATAGATTCATACCCCTTCATTAAATCTATAATAACTAAATCCAAACATGAAAACGCGCTTGTTTTAACATGCATTGAAAATTTTAGATTAAGTGGTTGATGGTAACAAATATATAAACTTGGTTGCATATAAAAGTTTTGAATTTATTAAAAAAAATTAAATAAAATAGAAAAAATAGTGGAAAATAGACTAAAAATAAAAAAATAGATTAAATTAAATAGAAAAATAAAAAAAATAAATTAAAAATTATTAAAAGTCTAATTACATGTGTGCATCATCTAAAACATGATGACACTCACAATCACACTCTTTTGATAAGTCCTTAATTGTATCAAACAATAAGTTAATCAATTCCCCTTTCTTTTGAGCCATAATATCCAAGACTTCTTTTGTATCTAATTTAGTAGGGGAAATAGAAGTGGAATAATTGGAAACAACAGCTATAGGAACATAACACATTTCCTTTTCCCTTGCAAGAACTGCTTCAGGTAATGTAGTCATGCCAACAATTGATCCTCCAAGTATGCCAAACATCTTAATTTCAGCAGGAGTTTCAAATCGTGGCCCTTCTGTACAGACAATGGTTCCTCCATCAACAACCTTTCCATCAACACATCCGGAATTAGCTAAAATAGTTCCTCTCAATCTATTGCAGAAAGGTTCGGTCATGTCAATGTGAATAACCTCATTGTCATAGAAAGTTCTATCCCTATTTACAGTGAAATCCAAAAAGTCATCTGGGAGAACAATGGATCCGGGACCAATATCCAAATCAAGTGAACCTACAGCATTTGTAGCCATGATTTGAGTAACACCTATCTCCTTAAGTGCCATGATGTTTGCCTTAAAATTGATTTTATGTGGAGGACAAGTGTGACCTGCAGAGTGTCTTGGCAAGAAAGCAACTGTCTTGTCCTCAATGCTTAAAAGAGAAACCTCAACAGAACCGTATTCTGTATCAACAGTTATTTTTTCTATAGAATCTGCCAATTCACCTATTTCTTCTACTCCACTACCACCAATAATTCCAATCATATGATAACCTCAATAAAAATAAAAAATAATAATTGTCTTAATAAATTAATAAAACAATTATTTTATAAATTAATAAATTAATTAAAAATTCAAAATAAAATAAGAAAAGGATAATTATTATCCTTTTGTAACTGCTAAAGGAACAACTTTTGCAACTAATTTAGCAATTCCTGCATCGTGAGATGTTTTAACAACTGAATCAACATTCTTGTATGCACCAGGTGCCTCTTCAGCTAAAACTGGAGCGGAATTTGCTTTTACATGAATTCCTTTTGAGTTTAATTCCTTCTTGATTCCTTCTGCAGTGAATTGTTCTTTAGCTGCAGTTCTTGATAAGACCCTTCCTGCACCGTGAGCAGTTGAACCGAAGGTCTCTTCCATAGCAACATCAGTACCATGCAATATGTAAGAAGCTGTACCCATAGTTCCTGGAATCAATACAGGCTGACCTACAGAACGGTATTCCTTAGGAATTTCACGTCTTCCAGGACCGAATGCGCGAGTAGCCCCTTTTCTGTGAACAAGCACTTCCATATGGGAACCTTTTACCTTATGAACTTCCTTTTTAGCGATGTTGTGTGCAACATCGTAAATGGTGCTCATGCCCATATCATCAGCACTGCGGGAAAACACTTCTTCAAATGATTCTCTAACCCAATGGGACATCATTTGACGATTTGCCCATGCATAATTAGCACCAGCAGCCATAGCCTTTAAGTAACCTTGTGCCTCTTTGGAATCAATAGGTGCACATGCCAATTGCCTATCAGGAATATTTATTTTATAATTTCTATAAGCCTTATCCATTTGTCTTAAATAGTCACTGCAGATTTGGTGTCCACATCCTCTTGAACCACTGTGAATCATAATGGCTATTGATCCTGCTTCAAGACCAAATGCCTTTGCCACAGTTTCATCATAAATCTCTTCAATCTTTTGAACTTCAAGGAAGTGGTTTCCAGAACCTAATGAACCTAATTGAGGAATTCCTCTCTTTTTAGCCTTATCACTTACAATAGCAGATTCAGCATCCTTCATTCTACCGTTTTCTTCCAAGAACTTAAGGTCGTCTTCCCAACCGAATCCACGTTCTACAGCCCACCAAGCACCATAGTCTAAAACCTCATTGATCTCATTGTCCTTAAGTCTGATTTGACCTTTACTTCCTACACCTGATGGAATGTTCTTAAATAATACTTCAGTAAGTTCCTTAAGCTTAGGCTTGATTTCATCTTCTGTTAAGTTAGTTCTAAGCATTCTAACTCCACAGTTAATGTCAAAACCTACTCCTCCAGGACTTACAACACCATTATTGTAATTGAAAGCTCCTACACCACCAATGCTGAAACCATATCCAAAGTGAATGTCTGGCATAGCTATTGATACACCTTGAATACCTGGCATGCAAGCTACATTTGCCACCTGCTCAAGAGCCCCCTCTTCAATATCCTTAACGGATTCATCATCAAGATACAATCTTCCAGGAACTCTCATTTCCTTTTTATAGCTACTTGGGAGTTCCCATACATTGTCTCTTACCTTTTCAAGATTTTCTTTAACTGACATAAATATCACTGAATAAGTTAAAATAACAATTTAAATAATAAGTTTGTATAAAAATTTTTCGTATAAAAATTATGAATTTCAATTATATTTAATATAACTTCTAATTAAATTCCAATATAATTTTTAATATAATATTATAGTTATGTTTTATAATACATTTAAAATTAATTGTTGAAATTAAAACTAACAAAATCAAGAAAAGGAATATTTGAAAAATGGTTTAAGAAATTTCATAATCTCAATGAATCTAAAAAGAGCAAAAATTGATGTATGGTGTAAAGGATTAAATGATGGCTATTGAGTTTTTAGTGTTTAAAAAATGATAAAATAAAAATAAAAATTTTAATTCTAAAAACACATTGATTAAAGGATGTAAACTATGTAATTTATAAAATCTAAATATTTATGAGATGTTTTTTTCAAGAAATTGCACGATAATATTCATAAATCTTTAGTAGTTTTTATCCTATATGGTTACATCCTTTAATAAACAATGGGTTTGGTTTCATTTGTTTAATTATACCCAGCTCATCATTTCTGGGCTTGGAGCTGCGCTAACAGCTAGAATAGATAAAAGTAATACTGTAAGAACTACAAATATTACCATGCAATCTTTAAAATCAATTCTAAGGTTGTGGAAGTTCATAGGATCCATAATACTGGTTTTTCTTCTTAAGTCACAATTATTGTTAATATGTTTTATCATTTTTTCACCTCATTTTAATTTAAGTTTTATTATAAATTTTCTCTCTGTAATATTACTAAGTTCTAAAGCATATATAAAAAAAGAGAAAGAGAGCATTTGAAAACTAATATGGGGTTGGATTTCAAGTGTATTTATTATGAGATGAAAATAGATTTTTAAACCTTTTTTTCAAGGAATTTATATAATATTAAAGTTAAATAATAAATTGTTAAAACTAATATCGGTGCATAGCTATGGATAATAATGAATCAAAATTAAATGGATACGATTATTTTGATGTCACTGCAGACATTGGATTTCATGCCTATGGGAAATCTCTAAATGAGGCATACGAAAATGCAGGACTCGCTATGTTCAATGTTATAACAGATATAAGCAAGGTAAAAAAAGAGGAATCTAGAGAATTTGAAATAGTTTCAGAGGATTTGGTTTCCCTTTTATATGATTATTTAGAAGAGCTCTTATTCCTTCAGGATACAGAGTTCCTGTTCTTTTCTGATTTTAAAGTGAATATTGAAAAAATAGCTGATGATAAATCTTCCAATCTAGAGAATTATAAATTGACTTGTTTTGCTTGTGGTGAAGAAATAGATTGGAATGTTCATAGCCCAAAATCTGAAGTTAAGGCTATCACTTTTCATAAGATGTGTGTAAAAGAAGATGATGGTGTCTTTAAGCTTAGAGCTATCTTAGACTTATGATTTTATATTCATTTTGAAAATAATAAAAAATAGAATTTTAATTAAGAATAATAAAAAAATAAAAAAAGAAACAGTTTTGATCAAACTTTTTTTAAAAGTTTGAAAAGTAGGATATTAAATCTAAAGATTGCAGCGTTTAATATCCTCAGGAGCAAATCTTAAAATGATTTCTCTTGAATTTCCTCTAACTCCTTTTCCAGTGAACTTAGTGTCCACCAATCTTAAGAATTCAAGTTTTTCAAGAGTCCTGTTGAATGTAGCATAACTAACTCCTGCCTCTTCCTTAAACTGTTTAGACAAGTCCCCAGCAGTTAAGATTTCATCACTATCAACAACTGCTCTAAGCAAAGTCCTTTCAATGTCATTTAAGGAATTTATGGTTTCCATCAAATTAATGGAACCTTGTTTGGATATTGCTTCTTCAACATGCTCTAAAGTAATGGATCTGCTTGCATTTGCCTCTGCAATATTACCACATACTCTAAGAAGGTCAATTCCAACCCTTAAATCCCCCACTTCAATTGTGTGATTAGCTATTTCTTCAATGATTTCATCTGAAATCACTCCAGGATAGAATCCCGCTCTAGCCCTATCTTGAAGAATGCTGAATATTTCAGAATATGTGTATGGCTGGAATGTAATGTCTTGAGGAATGAATACAGTATTTACATTCTTGTCAAGAGCATATCTGAATTCCAAATCTGAAAGAATTGCAAAAATACCTGTTCTTACTCCTTCAAATTCTTCATAAGCCCTTAAAATATCATAAAATATTTTATTTGCATGTGGAGTTTGGAATAAGTAATTAACATCATCGAAAGCAACAACCAATGTTTTATTGTCAGCAGAAAGCTTGTTCATGACTTTTTCATACACTCTTGAAAAAGGAACTCCAGTTTCTGGAGGTTGATGTCCAAATAATTTTTTATGAATTTGAGAAAAGATTCCAAAACGTGTTGTGTGCAATTGACAATTAATGTAACAGCAAACCACCTTATCAGTGGTGTGTTCAACCAATTCAAAAACCTTTTTAAGCGCTGTTGTTTTCCCTGTAGCGCATGATCCCATAATCACTGAATTGGTAGGGCGACCGCCTTGAATGGCTGGTCTAATGCACATAGCCATTCCTCCCATTTGGCTGTCCCTAAAATTAAAGTTTTCAGGCATATAATCAGGATTAAATGCATTTATGTTTTGGAATAATGTTTCATCTCCCATCAAAATATCTTCTATTGCCATATAGTTTATTATATGTTAACTTATATAAAAAAGTTCTTTAAATTTGAATAATAGCATACAAATTTAATAAAAAAAAGAAAATTCATAAAAATTATTGAAAAAATAGAATAAGAAAAAATCTGGAAAAACGATAAAATAAGAGAATGAATAAGAGAATAAAATAATGAAAATAGAATAATTAGAAAACAAGGAAAGTGAAATAGCTAAAATAATTAAAAAAATAAAAATTAAGAAAAATGATTATTTGTCAATGTCAACCAAATTAATCACTTTTACATCAGTATTTTCCTTTATCCAAGCAAGCAATCTTTCTGCAAAGATTAGCTTTTTGGTTTTAATCTCATCTGCAGGACCTGTTGCCCCTTCAATGTTAGGCCTTGAATATTTGGTTACATTTGTTCCAAAATCCATTCCTGCAAGAACCATTTCCTCACATCCTAATGCAAGAGTGAAGAACATTGCCCTATCACCATCAGTAAATCCACCAAAGTTGTATAAATGACCTACAGGTTTGGATTGGGTGGTTCCGAGAATCTTATCAAAGCTAGTGGTCCACTTCACAATGAGCTCTTCATTGTCTCCATGAGCATGAACGACAAAATAAGACCCTAATGAATTTGCAGCCAACAAATCATCCATTTTGCCGTCTAAGTCAGTAGCAACAATGTCTGGAACAAGATCATCTTCAAGCATTGCAGTAGTGGCACCATCTGCAGAAACAATAAGATAATCATTCAAGTCATAATTTTCCTTTACATATTTAATATGCTTCTTTATGGAAGGGCCCGCACCAACAACAATGAATTTTGAAGTGTCTTTTTTCTCCATAATCTCATCAGAGAATTCCTCAATTGTCAAGCAACCTTTCTCATCAAGAATCTTATCCAACAATGCTGCAGTGTTCTCATCCCCTTCTCTTGAAAATCCAAGAGTATCAAGAATTTCCTTATACCATCCTCCCCATTCATTAAAATCCATGTTTACACCTTATAATTAATACTTCAATAATTAATGATTATGATTATAATTTAAGAATCTTATACTTTAAAAATATGACAATTTAAAAATCAAAATTCCCAATCTTCCAATCCAGTTATTTTGCCTCCAAAATTAACACTTAAAGGAGTCAAACTAGGTCTTCTTTCAACCAATAAGCAGTATCCGTCGGTTCCCTCTTCATATTCTTCAATCAATTGAGGAACATTCATGACTGCATCATTCCCCTCATCATCGACTCTCTCAAGAATATTAAAATCAAGCATCCTATCTGCAAGAGTTGTTATCTTAATCTTATCAGACAATGGCTTGGAAGGAATATTCAAGTTAAAGAGGTCAACTCCTTCAGGAAGACCTTCATCCAAAACCTTTTTAACCACTTTAACAAGAATCTCTTGGGCAAAGCTATAATCTGTATCAACATACCAATTTCCCTCTTCATCCTGCTTAAAGCAATCATCATCCAAGAACAATGAACATGCAATTGCAGGCACTCCAAGTCCAACTGCTTCAAGTGCTGCACAAACTGTACCTGATGTAGTGATTTGGAATCTGCTTATGTTGATTCCAGGATTGATTCCAGTTACAACAAGATCTGGCTTTTCATCACAAACATAATTAATACCTACATTGACAGAATCCGCGGGAGTTCCAGACAATCCATAAGCCATGTTTCCATCAGCCAATTCATACTCTTTTAAATACATATGCTTCATGATATTGACTTTGCGACCTACAGCACTGTTATTCTCTTGAGGAGCTACGACAGTAACATTTGCAAACTCTTCAAGTGCCTG
This genomic window contains:
- a CDS encoding 6-hydroxymethylpterin diphosphokinase MptE-like protein, translated to MDFNEWGGWYKEILDTLGFSREGDENTAALLDKILDEKGCLTIEEFSDEIMEKKDTSKFIVVGAGPSIKKHIKYVKENYDLNDYLIVSADGATTAMLEDDLVPDIVATDLDGKMDDLLAANSLGSYFVVHAHGDNEELIVKWTTSFDKILGTTQSKPVGHLYNFGGFTDGDRAMFFTLALGCEEMVLAGMDFGTNVTKYSRPNIEGATGPADEIKTKKLIFAERLLAWIKENTDVKVINLVDIDK
- a CDS encoding ORC1-type DNA replication protein, which codes for MAIEDILMGDETLFQNINAFNPDYMPENFNFRDSQMGGMAMCIRPAIQGGRPTNSVIMGSCATGKTTALKKVFELVEHTTDKVVCCYINCQLHTTRFGIFSQIHKKLFGHQPPETGVPFSRVYEKVMNKLSADNKTLVVAFDDVNYLFQTPHANKIFYDILRAYEEFEGVRTGIFAILSDLEFRYALDKNVNTVFIPQDITFQPYTYSEIFSILQDRARAGFYPGVISDEIIEEIANHTIEVGDLRVGIDLLRVCGNIAEANASRSITLEHVEEAISKQGSINLMETINSLNDIERTLLRAVVDSDEILTAGDLSKQFKEEAGVSYATFNRTLEKLEFLRLVDTKFTGKGVRGNSREIILRFAPEDIKRCNL
- a CDS encoding archease, whose protein sequence is MDNNESKLNGYDYFDVTADIGFHAYGKSLNEAYENAGLAMFNVITDISKVKKEESREFEIVSEDLVSLLYDYLEELLFLQDTEFLFFSDFKVNIEKIADDKSSNLENYKLTCFACGEEIDWNVHSPKSEVKAITFHKMCVKEDDGVFKLRAILDL
- a CDS encoding MTAP family purine nucleoside phosphorylase → MIGIIGGSGVEEIGELADSIEKITVDTEYGSVEVSLLSIEDKTVAFLPRHSAGHTCPPHKINFKANIMALKEIGVTQIMATNAVGSLDLDIGPGSIVLPDDFLDFTVNRDRTFYDNEVIHIDMTEPFCNRLRGTILANSGCVDGKVVDGGTIVCTEGPRFETPAEIKMFGILGGSIVGMTTLPEAVLAREKEMCYVPIAVVSNYSTSISPTKLDTKEVLDIMAQKKGELINLLFDTIKDLSKECDCECHHVLDDAHM
- a CDS encoding RtcB family protein, giving the protein MSVKENLEKVRDNVWELPSSYKKEMRVPGRLYLDDESVKDIEEGALEQVANVACMPGIQGVSIAMPDIHFGYGFSIGGVGAFNYNNGVVSPGGVGFDINCGVRMLRTNLTEDEIKPKLKELTEVLFKNIPSGVGSKGQIRLKDNEINEVLDYGAWWAVERGFGWEDDLKFLEENGRMKDAESAIVSDKAKKRGIPQLGSLGSGNHFLEVQKIEEIYDETVAKAFGLEAGSIAIMIHSGSRGCGHQICSDYLRQMDKAYRNYKINIPDRQLACAPIDSKEAQGYLKAMAAGANYAWANRQMMSHWVRESFEEVFSRSADDMGMSTIYDVAHNIAKKEVHKVKGSHMEVLVHRKGATRAFGPGRREIPKEYRSVGQPVLIPGTMGTASYILHGTDVAMEETFGSTAHGAGRVLSRTAAKEQFTAEGIKKELNSKGIHVKANSAPVLAEEAPGAYKNVDSVVKTSHDAGIAKLVAKVVPLAVTKG
- the surE gene encoding 5'/3'-nucleotidase SurE, which codes for MKNILISNDDGVLGPGILANKQALEEFANVTVVAPQENNSAVGRKVNIMKHMYLKEYELADGNMAYGLSGTPADSVNVGINYVCDEKPDLVVTGINPGINISRFQITTSGTVCAALEAVGLGVPAIACSLFLDDDCFKQDEEGNWYVDTDYSFAQEILVKVVKKVLDEGLPEGVDLFNLNIPSKPLSDKIKITTLADRMLDFNILERVDDEGNDAVMNVPQLIEEYEEGTDGYCLLVERRPSLTPLSVNFGGKITGLEDWEF